Proteins from a single region of Chryseobacterium sp. W4I1:
- a CDS encoding glutamine--tRNA ligase/YqeY domain fusion protein: MEEEKKSLNFIEQIIEDDLANGLTKEQIRFRFPPEPNGYLHIGHTKAICINFGLGEKYNAPVNLRFDDTNPEKEEQEFVDSIKKDVEWLGFKWDKELYASDYFQQLYDWAVQMIKDGKAYIDEQSSEVITEQRKNPAEPGIESPYRNRPVEESLDLFERMKNGEFEEGTMSLRAQIDMASPNMNLRDPVMYRILKRPHHRTGTAWKIYPMYDWAHGESDYLEQVSHSLCSLEFENHRPLYNWYLEQVYDESKVAPKQREFARMNVSYMITSKRKLQRLVAEKVVTGWDDPRMPTISGMRRKGFTPASIKNFIEKVGVAKRENLIEIQLLDFCVREDLNKVAKRVMAVVDPVKLVIENYPEGKEEWLETENNPEQENAGTREVPFSRELYIEKEDFKEEANNKFFRLKLGGEVRLKSAYIIKAERVEKDENGEITTIYATYDEKSKSGSGTEESLRKVKGTLHWVSATHAIPVDVRIYDKLFTVEQPDAEKDVDFLNFINPESVTTIKGFAEPSLKDVAVGEPLQFQRIGYFTKDQDSTDETLVFNRTVTLKDSFKPE, from the coding sequence ATGGAAGAAGAAAAAAAATCACTCAATTTTATTGAGCAAATTATTGAAGATGATCTGGCAAACGGTCTTACAAAAGAACAGATCCGTTTCCGTTTTCCCCCTGAACCTAATGGATATTTGCATATTGGTCATACAAAAGCCATCTGTATCAACTTTGGACTGGGTGAAAAATACAACGCTCCCGTAAACCTTCGTTTCGACGATACGAACCCTGAAAAAGAAGAGCAGGAATTCGTAGATTCTATTAAAAAAGACGTTGAATGGCTCGGTTTTAAATGGGATAAAGAGCTGTATGCATCAGACTACTTCCAGCAGCTTTATGATTGGGCTGTACAGATGATCAAAGATGGAAAGGCTTATATAGATGAGCAGTCATCTGAGGTGATTACAGAGCAGAGAAAGAACCCTGCAGAACCGGGAATTGAGTCGCCATACAGAAACCGTCCGGTTGAAGAATCTCTTGATCTTTTTGAAAGAATGAAGAACGGAGAGTTTGAAGAAGGCACCATGTCTCTTCGTGCTCAGATTGATATGGCTTCACCTAATATGAATTTGCGTGATCCTGTAATGTACAGAATCCTGAAAAGACCTCACCACAGAACGGGTACTGCATGGAAAATTTATCCGATGTATGATTGGGCACATGGTGAATCTGATTATCTGGAGCAGGTTTCGCACTCATTATGTTCATTGGAATTTGAAAATCACAGACCACTTTATAACTGGTATCTGGAGCAGGTTTATGATGAATCTAAAGTAGCGCCTAAGCAAAGAGAATTTGCAAGAATGAATGTCTCTTATATGATCACTTCCAAGAGAAAACTTCAAAGACTTGTTGCTGAAAAAGTAGTAACAGGCTGGGATGATCCAAGAATGCCTACGATCTCAGGAATGAGAAGAAAAGGTTTCACACCGGCATCTATTAAAAATTTCATTGAAAAAGTAGGTGTTGCCAAAAGAGAAAACCTGATCGAAATTCAATTGCTGGATTTCTGTGTACGTGAAGACCTGAATAAGGTTGCAAAACGTGTGATGGCTGTCGTAGATCCGGTAAAGCTGGTGATTGAAAATTATCCTGAAGGTAAAGAAGAATGGCTTGAAACTGAAAATAATCCTGAACAGGAAAATGCGGGGACAAGAGAAGTTCCTTTCTCAAGAGAGCTATATATCGAAAAAGAAGACTTTAAAGAAGAAGCTAATAATAAATTCTTCAGACTGAAACTAGGCGGGGAAGTTCGTTTAAAATCAGCTTACATCATCAAAGCAGAAAGGGTAGAGAAGGATGAAAACGGCGAGATCACTACAATTTATGCCACTTATGATGAAAAGAGTAAATCAGGAAGCGGAACGGAAGAAAGTTTAAGAAAAGTAAAAGGTACGCTTCACTGGGTATCTGCTACTCATGCGATCCCGGTAGATGTAAGAATTTATGATAAACTCTTTACTGTTGAACAGCCGGATGCAGAGAAAGATGTAGATTTCCTAAACTTCATTAACCCTGAATCGGTAACTACAATCAAAGGATTTGCTGAGCCAAGCCTGAAAGATGTGGCGGTAGGAGAGCCGCTTCAGTTCCAAAGAATCGGGTACTTTACAAAAGACCAGGATTCTACGGACGAAACATTGGTATTTAACCGTACAGTAACGTTAAAAGATTCTTTCAAACCTGAATAA
- a CDS encoding aspartate kinase yields MKIFKFGGASVKDAESVKNVSMVLQSQGFAKCLLVISAMGKTTNELEKVVELYFKKDNYQTEIEKIKRKHIEIAEGLFRENHAVFAEINVFFDDIDSFLRRNKSPNYSFVYDQVVSCGEMISTKILSEYLNEIQFTNQWLDARDYIKTDNSYREGMVDWAKTEEFISSLNTEICYVTQGFIGSDDNNFTVTLGREGSDYSAAIFAYCLNAEAMTIWKDVPGVMTGDPRKFSDVSLLSNISYEEAIELAYYGASVIHPKTLQPLQQKAIPFYVKSFVDPSKEGTKVGASDKNQHEESYILKENQVLLKISTRDFSFIAEDHMSLIFGYLSKYKIKVSLMQNSAISLALCLEDKFDQIDELNDELQKIFKTKAVKNVSLFTVRNANMDHIDKFYQEKNVLLEQISKNTVQMVTQ; encoded by the coding sequence ATGAAAATTTTCAAGTTTGGTGGAGCATCTGTGAAAGATGCCGAGAGTGTAAAAAATGTGTCCATGGTTTTACAAAGCCAGGGATTTGCCAAGTGTTTGCTGGTTATTTCAGCAATGGGCAAGACGACAAATGAATTGGAAAAGGTTGTAGAGCTTTATTTCAAGAAAGATAACTATCAAACTGAGATTGAAAAAATAAAACGAAAACACATTGAGATTGCGGAGGGCTTATTTCGTGAAAACCATGCCGTTTTTGCTGAGATCAATGTATTTTTTGATGATATCGATTCTTTTTTAAGAAGAAATAAATCTCCTAACTACAGCTTCGTCTATGATCAGGTGGTAAGCTGTGGAGAGATGATTTCTACAAAGATTTTAAGTGAATATCTGAATGAAATTCAGTTCACGAATCAATGGTTAGATGCCCGAGATTATATTAAAACTGACAATTCTTACAGAGAAGGTATGGTAGACTGGGCCAAGACAGAGGAATTCATTTCTTCTTTAAATACAGAGATCTGTTATGTAACTCAGGGTTTCATTGGTTCTGATGATAATAATTTTACGGTTACTTTAGGAAGAGAAGGTTCTGACTATTCTGCCGCTATTTTTGCTTACTGCCTGAATGCGGAAGCTATGACGATCTGGAAAGATGTTCCGGGCGTAATGACCGGAGATCCCAGAAAATTCAGTGATGTTTCTCTGCTTTCCAATATTTCTTATGAAGAAGCAATCGAATTAGCATATTACGGCGCCAGTGTCATTCACCCGAAAACATTGCAGCCATTACAGCAAAAAGCAATTCCTTTTTATGTAAAATCTTTCGTAGATCCTAGTAAAGAAGGAACAAAAGTTGGGGCATCGGACAAAAACCAGCATGAAGAATCTTATATTCTGAAAGAAAATCAGGTTCTTTTAAAGATTTCTACCAGAGATTTCTCTTTCATTGCGGAGGATCACATGAGCCTTATTTTCGGATACTTGTCCAAATATAAGATCAAAGTGTCTCTGATGCAGAATTCTGCTATCTCCCTGGCTTTGTGCCTGGAAGATAAATTCGACCAAATTGATGAGCTCAATGATGAGCTTCAAAAAATATTTAAAACCAAAGCAGTTAAAAATGTATCTTTATTTACAGTAAGAAATGCGAATATGGATCATATTGATAAGTTTTACCAGGAAAAAAATGTATTATTGGAACAGATTTCCAAAAATACGGTTCAAATGGTAACACAATAA
- the fbp gene encoding class 1 fructose-bisphosphatase: MSNQPLQTLGEFLIDKQDDFQYSTGEFSRLLSAIRLASKVVNREVNKAGIVDITGAAGNQNIQGEEQQKLDVIANEIFITALSQREVVCGIASEENDDFIDIKCGENGHLSKYVVLIDPLDGSSNIDVNVSVGTIFSIYRRVTEPGTPVQLEDFLQKGINQIAAGYVIYGSSTMIVYTTGNGVNGFTLDPSLGTYYLSHPNMTFPTNGKIYSINEGNYIKFPQGVKNYLKYCQMEEGDRPYTSRYIGSLVADFHRNMLKGGIYIYPSYSQAPNGKLRLLYECNPMAFLAEQAGGKATDGFRRILEVEPTELHQRIPFFCGSIQMVEKAEEFMRIDSVK, from the coding sequence ATGTCAAACCAACCATTACAGACTTTAGGAGAATTTCTTATTGATAAGCAGGATGATTTTCAGTATTCTACGGGTGAATTTTCTCGTTTACTGAGCGCAATAAGATTGGCTTCAAAAGTGGTAAACAGAGAAGTAAATAAAGCCGGGATTGTAGATATAACAGGAGCTGCCGGAAATCAGAATATTCAGGGGGAAGAACAGCAGAAACTTGATGTAATTGCCAATGAAATATTTATTACAGCTTTGTCTCAAAGAGAGGTTGTTTGTGGTATTGCATCAGAGGAAAATGATGATTTTATTGACATTAAATGTGGTGAAAACGGTCATTTAAGTAAATATGTAGTATTGATCGATCCGCTGGACGGTTCCTCCAATATTGATGTGAATGTTTCTGTAGGAACCATTTTTTCTATTTACAGGAGAGTAACAGAACCTGGAACTCCGGTTCAGCTTGAAGATTTCCTTCAAAAAGGAATCAATCAGATTGCTGCAGGATATGTGATCTACGGTTCCTCTACGATGATTGTTTATACTACCGGAAATGGAGTGAACGGATTTACTTTAGATCCTTCTTTGGGAACATATTACCTTTCTCATCCTAATATGACATTTCCTACCAATGGGAAAATCTATTCTATCAATGAAGGAAACTATATAAAATTCCCCCAGGGTGTAAAAAACTATCTTAAATACTGTCAGATGGAAGAAGGAGACCGTCCCTATACATCAAGATATATTGGTTCTTTAGTAGCAGATTTTCACAGGAATATGCTGAAAGGAGGAATTTATATTTACCCTTCTTATTCTCAGGCTCCCAACGGAAAACTGAGATTGTTGTATGAATGTAATCCTATGGCGTTTCTTGCAGAGCAGGCTGGTGGAAAAGCAACCGACGGATTCAGAAGAATTCTTGAAGTGGAACCTACGGAACTTCACCAGAGAATTCCGTTTTTCTGTGGAAGCATCCAGATGGTAGAAAAAGCTGAGGAATTTATGCGGATCGACAGTGTAAAATAA
- a CDS encoding alpha/beta hydrolase, with amino-acid sequence MAVYILSNRKIVRHKGEKEDSFSNDEYSIPNFRIAKCDFDSYKEPTVAAKKKKDDTNRSILNYKLFSEPEKQGYQDVLDVLQNEKGIKESTLTANNLGGTQRMFYELYKNMSSTKDRSDVLIFIHGYAYNFDDELKAIIDLKKLFIDNPDSPIEHILFISWPASSSLVPLTYFDDKASSINSGSSLMRLFYFYTQFLKDIFSNRDLAPCNQRIHLMAHSLGNRVLQSMLYSLKRENILRVIDQVLLLNADVTYKVFEDSEDSFNKLPLLANRVSIYLNRKDTVLGISQFTKNILTPRLGKNGPADLEKFKDIVSVIDCTFVEDDILNSLKYEVGNHWGYLSSSMVQKDIFQNLYGIDRNLITNRLKNSENIFTISF; translated from the coding sequence ATGGCTGTTTATATCTTAAGCAATCGTAAAATTGTTCGTCATAAAGGCGAAAAAGAGGATTCATTCTCTAACGATGAATACTCTATTCCTAATTTCAGGATCGCAAAATGTGATTTTGACAGTTATAAAGAACCTACCGTAGCCGCTAAAAAGAAGAAAGACGATACCAACCGCAGTATTTTAAACTATAAATTATTTTCTGAACCGGAAAAACAGGGTTATCAGGATGTGCTGGATGTTCTTCAGAATGAAAAAGGTATTAAAGAGTCTACTTTAACAGCTAATAACCTTGGAGGAACCCAAAGGATGTTTTATGAGTTGTATAAGAATATGTCCTCTACAAAAGACCGAAGTGATGTTCTGATTTTTATCCATGGCTATGCGTATAATTTTGACGATGAATTAAAAGCCATTATTGACCTTAAAAAACTGTTTATTGATAATCCCGATTCCCCGATCGAACATATTTTATTTATAAGCTGGCCGGCTTCAAGCAGTCTTGTTCCACTAACTTATTTTGACGATAAGGCATCAAGCATCAATTCGGGATCTTCACTGATGCGGCTTTTTTATTTCTACACCCAGTTTTTAAAGGATATTTTTTCAAACCGGGATCTGGCTCCATGCAATCAAAGGATACATCTGATGGCTCATTCGTTGGGAAACAGAGTCCTTCAAAGTATGCTTTACAGTCTTAAGAGGGAAAATATTTTGCGGGTTATAGATCAGGTACTTCTTCTAAATGCGGATGTCACGTATAAAGTTTTTGAAGATTCCGAAGACTCATTCAATAAGCTTCCACTGCTGGCCAACCGGGTTTCGATCTATTTAAACAGAAAAGATACAGTGCTAGGAATTTCACAATTCACCAAGAATATCCTGACCCCAAGATTAGGCAAAAACGGACCCGCCGATCTTGAAAAATTCAAAGATATTGTTTCCGTGATCGACTGTACGTTTGTAGAAGATGATATTTTGAACAGTCTTAAATATGAAGTGGGAAACCATTGGGGTTATCTTTCCAGTTCGATGGTACAAAAAGATATTTTTCAGAATTTATACGGGATAGATAGAAATTTAATAACCAATAGGTTAAAAAATAGCGAAAATATTTTCACAATTAGCTTCTAA
- a CDS encoding cysteine hydrolase family protein, protein MELRNKKPALLLIDIQKAFLDENYWGKRNNKNAEKTSGIILKRWRELNLPVFHIRHSSVNPNSTLHLSNAGFQFNDYVLPQNEEYIITKNVNSAFIGTDLKERLETQKINTLMILGISTDHCVSTTTRMAGNFGFETYVISDATATFDRTGINGEKYDAELLHLTALASLNNEFAAVWDSEKLLTEL, encoded by the coding sequence ATGGAATTGAGAAACAAAAAACCAGCTCTGTTGCTAATTGATATACAAAAAGCATTTTTAGATGAAAACTATTGGGGAAAAAGAAATAATAAAAATGCTGAAAAGACCAGCGGAATTATTTTGAAAAGATGGAGAGAATTGAATCTCCCTGTTTTTCATATCAGGCATAGTTCTGTCAATCCCAATTCTACACTGCATTTGTCTAATGCAGGTTTTCAGTTTAATGACTATGTTCTTCCTCAAAATGAAGAATACATAATTACAAAAAATGTCAACAGTGCCTTTATCGGAACTGATTTAAAAGAAAGGTTAGAAACACAGAAGATAAATACCTTAATGATTCTTGGGATCAGTACGGATCATTGCGTCTCAACAACAACCAGAATGGCTGGGAACTTCGGCTTTGAAACATATGTGATCTCAGACGCAACTGCTACATTTGACAGAACGGGAATAAATGGTGAAAAATATGATGCCGAACTGCTCCATTTAACTGCTCTGGCAAGTTTGAATAATGAATTTGCAGCAGTATGGGATTCAGAAAAATTATTGACAGAATTATAA
- a CDS encoding o-succinylbenzoate synthase — MTASYIRYLLEFKRPSGTSRGVLHEKETFILEVEEHGKKGIGECAIFRGLSFDDRPDYEQKLQWLCENIDQDYQYLKDELIEFPSIWFGYEQAVLNLKYGDRLYFPSEFTEGRSAIVINGLIWMGDIQYMEEQILEKLEKGFHCIKLKIGVDWESEHAILQKLRQKFSKDQLELRVDANGGFTREKAEIVLHQLADLDIHSIEQPIKAGNWHDMAILCAKTPTSIALDEELIGITDPVEKKKLLETIKPQYIILKPALVGGFAGSDEWISLAEEQNIDWWITSALESNIGLNAIAQYTFTKKNPMPQGLGTGSLFVNNFESSLDLRNELLYFQNRTEK, encoded by the coding sequence ATGACAGCATCTTACATAAGATATTTATTAGAATTCAAACGCCCGAGCGGAACGTCTCGCGGCGTTTTGCATGAAAAGGAAACCTTTATTCTTGAAGTTGAAGAGCACGGAAAGAAAGGGATAGGAGAGTGTGCTATATTCCGAGGGTTGAGTTTTGATGACAGGCCGGATTATGAACAAAAACTGCAGTGGCTTTGTGAAAATATTGATCAAGACTATCAGTATTTAAAAGATGAACTTATAGAATTTCCTTCGATATGGTTCGGATATGAACAGGCTGTTTTGAATTTGAAATATGGAGATCGTCTGTACTTTCCCAGTGAGTTTACAGAAGGGAGGTCTGCTATTGTCATCAATGGACTGATCTGGATGGGAGATATCCAGTATATGGAGGAACAAATTCTGGAAAAGCTTGAGAAAGGCTTTCACTGTATCAAACTGAAGATCGGTGTAGATTGGGAATCTGAGCATGCAATTCTCCAAAAATTAAGACAAAAATTTTCAAAAGATCAGCTGGAACTTCGGGTAGATGCTAACGGTGGGTTCACCAGAGAAAAAGCGGAGATTGTTTTACATCAACTGGCAGATCTTGATATTCATTCTATTGAGCAACCCATTAAAGCTGGCAATTGGCATGATATGGCTATATTGTGTGCTAAAACTCCTACTTCAATTGCTTTAGATGAAGAACTGATTGGAATTACAGATCCGGTTGAAAAGAAAAAACTTTTAGAGACAATTAAACCACAGTATATTATTCTAAAGCCAGCCTTGGTTGGTGGTTTTGCCGGCTCAGATGAATGGATCTCGCTCGCAGAAGAACAGAATATTGATTGGTGGATTACTTCTGCATTGGAAAGTAACATAGGACTAAATGCCATCGCTCAATATACGTTCACAAAAAAAAATCCGATGCCACAAGGTTTGGGCACCGGATCTTTGTTTGTAAATAATTTTGAATCTAGCTTGGATCTCAGAAATGAATTGTTATATTTCCAAAATAGGACTGAGAAATAG
- a CDS encoding alpha/beta hydrolase — MNFNRIDQDLKLSIESFPFSLEIDQAVFLNHPEIVQEERKAFVKSHPFKGPDHILVKDIFIKSSLDDHQIRLHIYQPKKFDKNRTIIYFHGGGYVFGLPEQVDHQMFEMSDKLNVTILSVDYRLSPQYRFPVPVLDGFDALQWTVRYGEEELGIDPEAVSLFGASAGGHLAAAVTQMAADNGIKNIKHQFLLYPVIHNKLNTPSMNEFTNIPLWNKKYAETAWIHFLGNDNNKSIRYADLTNYDYFRKLPRTTIVACELDPLRDEGIEYAQLLYHAGVKTELWVIPGVLHVFDLFDFPLNNEYKEYLYSRMF, encoded by the coding sequence ATGAATTTTAATAGAATTGACCAAGATCTGAAATTAAGCATAGAAAGCTTTCCATTTTCATTAGAAATCGATCAGGCTGTTTTTCTGAATCATCCTGAAATAGTTCAGGAAGAAAGAAAAGCATTTGTGAAAAGCCATCCATTTAAAGGACCAGATCATATCCTTGTCAAAGATATTTTTATAAAAAGCTCTCTTGATGACCATCAGATAAGACTCCATATTTATCAGCCGAAAAAATTCGATAAAAACAGAACAATTATTTATTTTCATGGAGGAGGATATGTTTTTGGGCTTCCGGAGCAGGTTGACCATCAGATGTTTGAGATGTCGGATAAGTTAAATGTTACAATCCTATCAGTTGATTACAGATTATCCCCTCAATACAGGTTTCCGGTTCCTGTTTTGGATGGATTTGATGCGCTTCAATGGACGGTCAGATATGGAGAAGAAGAATTGGGAATTGATCCAGAGGCTGTGTCTCTATTTGGAGCCAGTGCCGGAGGGCATTTAGCTGCTGCGGTTACTCAAATGGCTGCTGATAATGGAATCAAAAATATAAAACATCAGTTTTTATTATATCCGGTGATTCACAATAAGCTTAATACACCGTCTATGAACGAATTTACCAATATTCCTTTGTGGAATAAAAAATATGCGGAAACAGCATGGATACACTTTCTTGGAAATGATAATAATAAAAGCATCAGATATGCAGATCTTACAAATTATGATTATTTTCGTAAACTTCCCAGAACTACAATTGTTGCCTGCGAATTGGATCCGCTTAGGGATGAAGGAATAGAATATGCCCAGCTTTTATATCACGCAGGAGTAAAAACAGAATTATGGGTAATTCCTGGCGTATTGCATGTATTTGATCTGTTTGACTTTCCTTTAAATAATGAGTATAAAGAGTACCTTTATAGTCGCATGTTTTAA
- a CDS encoding lysophospholipid acyltransferase family protein, translating into MSLISKNDLIKASGLSKIGFLKNPVASAVMSIAKINEVNRLYDKLKDKEGKDFFDSFVRERNLSYIAFEEDLAKVPKTGPFILVSNHPLGAIDGILMCKILTEVRPDFKVMGNFLLEKIKPMEPFVISVNPFENRKEAHSSTSGMRETLKHLQNGGCVGIFPAGEVSNKNNPYGEILDRDWEKPALKLIRMAKVPVVPLYFHAKNSRIFYQLAKLHPSLQTMMLPAEMMNDREKPIRIRIGKPITVKTMDEMETIEELGEFLKRKVYMMKSYYEKRKSLAQTINLKNLTIKFPLLKEENIVQNIIDETPKEDILKDISRLKGTDKMLFSNGNYEIYFTTYEEIPSVMREIGRQRELTFRAVGEGSNLPFDLDEYDKHYHHLFLWDSSAEKLAGAYRMALGKDVMKKYGIKGFYTSSLFEFEQDIHPFFKKVIEMGRAYICEEYQQKPLPLFLLWRGIVHVCLRNSDHKFLMGGVSISNKFSEFSKSLMIEFMRSNYFDSAVAQYITPRNEYKVKLRDRDKNIFFEEMESDLNKLDKIIDDLEPELRLPVLIKKYIKQNAKVIAFNVDPNFNDAIDGLMYIRISDLPESTIKPVLEEMSDHIRKEQENNSPENQ; encoded by the coding sequence ATGAGTTTAATTTCGAAAAACGATCTTATCAAAGCTTCAGGCTTAAGCAAAATCGGGTTCCTGAAAAACCCGGTTGCTTCTGCTGTCATGAGCATTGCCAAAATAAATGAAGTTAACAGACTTTACGATAAATTAAAAGACAAGGAAGGCAAAGACTTTTTCGACTCATTTGTAAGAGAAAGAAACTTAAGCTATATCGCTTTTGAAGAGGATCTGGCAAAAGTTCCCAAAACGGGACCTTTTATTCTGGTTTCAAACCATCCGCTTGGTGCCATTGATGGAATTTTAATGTGTAAGATCCTTACCGAGGTGCGTCCTGATTTCAAAGTAATGGGTAATTTTCTTTTGGAGAAGATCAAACCTATGGAACCGTTTGTGATCTCCGTAAATCCTTTCGAAAACAGAAAAGAGGCTCACAGCAGTACTTCCGGGATGCGTGAGACTTTGAAACACCTTCAGAATGGAGGCTGTGTAGGTATCTTTCCTGCGGGAGAAGTATCCAATAAAAATAATCCTTATGGCGAAATTCTGGATAGAGACTGGGAAAAACCAGCGCTTAAGCTCATCAGAATGGCAAAAGTTCCGGTAGTTCCGTTGTACTTTCATGCTAAAAACAGCCGTATTTTTTACCAACTAGCTAAGCTTCATCCAAGTTTACAGACTATGATGCTTCCTGCCGAAATGATGAATGACAGGGAAAAACCGATCAGAATCAGGATTGGAAAACCCATCACTGTAAAGACGATGGATGAGATGGAAACTATTGAAGAACTGGGTGAGTTTCTGAAACGTAAAGTGTACATGATGAAATCTTACTATGAAAAGAGGAAATCATTAGCACAAACCATTAATCTTAAAAATTTAACGATAAAATTCCCTTTGTTAAAAGAGGAAAATATTGTTCAGAATATCATTGACGAAACACCTAAAGAAGATATTCTTAAGGATATCAGCAGACTGAAAGGTACGGACAAAATGCTCTTCAGTAATGGAAATTACGAGATCTATTTTACTACTTACGAGGAAATTCCTTCTGTAATGAGAGAGATCGGGCGCCAAAGGGAACTCACTTTCCGGGCTGTGGGTGAGGGAAGTAATCTCCCATTCGACCTTGACGAATATGATAAGCACTATCATCATCTTTTTCTTTGGGACAGCAGCGCAGAGAAGCTCGCCGGTGCCTACAGAATGGCATTAGGTAAAGATGTGATGAAGAAATATGGCATCAAAGGATTCTACACAAGCTCATTATTTGAGTTTGAACAAGATATTCATCCATTCTTTAAAAAAGTGATTGAAATGGGCCGTGCTTATATCTGTGAAGAATATCAGCAGAAACCGCTTCCCCTTTTTCTTTTGTGGAGAGGAATCGTGCACGTATGTCTGAGAAATTCTGACCATAAGTTTCTCATGGGAGGGGTAAGTATTTCCAATAAATTCTCAGAATTTTCAAAATCCTTGATGATCGAATTCATGCGCTCGAACTATTTCGATTCTGCAGTAGCACAATATATTACTCCGAGAAACGAGTATAAAGTAAAGCTTCGTGACCGGGATAAGAACATCTTTTTTGAGGAAATGGAGTCTGATCTGAATAAGCTTGACAAAATTATTGATGACCTTGAACCTGAATTAAGGTTGCCCGTTCTGATCAAAAAATATATCAAGCAGAATGCTAAAGTAATCGCTTTTAATGTGGATCCAAATTTCAATGATGCGATTGATGGATTGATGTATATCAGGATCAGCGATCTTCCTGAAAGTACGATAAAGCCTGTACTTGAGGAGATGAGCGACCACATTAGAAAGGAACAGGAAAATAATTCACCTGAAAATCAGTAA
- a CDS encoding helix-turn-helix domain-containing protein has translation MGLKESSTNNENKKNLERSCSEIYTVNLISGRWILSICYCLRQGKLRFSELRNKIPNITERMLTMQLKKMEEEHLINKTVYAEVPPRVEYELTEVGRKLIPVLDQLETWGEEHKKLKNSL, from the coding sequence ATGGGCTTAAAAGAATCCTCAACCAATAACGAGAATAAAAAAAATCTGGAGCGAAGCTGTTCTGAAATATATACTGTAAACCTCATCAGCGGTCGTTGGATCCTTTCTATCTGCTACTGTCTCAGACAGGGAAAACTGAGATTTTCTGAGCTGAGGAATAAAATCCCCAACATCACAGAAAGAATGCTCACCATGCAGCTAAAGAAAATGGAAGAAGAACATTTGATCAATAAGACAGTGTATGCCGAAGTTCCACCCAGAGTAGAATATGAATTAACAGAAGTTGGTAGAAAATTAATTCCCGTTCTGGATCAATTGGAAACATGGGGCGAAGAACATAAAAAATTAAAGAACAGCCTATGA